One Coccinella septempunctata chromosome X, icCocSept1.1, whole genome shotgun sequence genomic window carries:
- the LOC123321559 gene encoding mid1-interacting protein 1-B isoform X2, with translation MESPRNSLRRIVRYDETEFSNHSILHVMDKFVKSVNTMDETILVPCRLMDLKVGDENDPVIKDCSSRTVKELLRSADLYKVYNMIHDVKGDLVWGRESSISTGKRQGHVRRPSTASVASSSSLNSDSESDGGTETDSGIEEVQDVNYANRTELVTSDFRMHLAGLTNSLKQMTEAAQYLTSRYQHDIGGP, from the exons ATGGAGTCACCGAG GAATAGCTTGAGAAGAATCGTCCGGTACGATGAGACGGAATTTTCCAACCACAGCATATTGCACGTGATGGATAAGTTCGTAAAGAGCGTGAACACGATGGACGAGACCATCCTGGTGCCCTGCAGGCTCATGGACCTGAAGGTTGGGGACGAGAACGACCCCGTCATCAAGGACTGCAGCAGCCGCACTGTGAAGGAGCTGCTGAGGTCCGCAGATCTGTACAAGGTGTACAACATGATCCACGACGTGAAGGGAGACCTGGTTTGGGGCCGTGAATCCAGCATATCCACCGGCAAACGGCAAGGACACGTTAGACGCCCATCTACAGCTAGTGTAGCTTCCAGCAGTTCGCTGAACAGCGATAGCGAATCAGATGGAGGCACCGAAACCGATTCTGGAATCGAGGAAGTCCAGGATGTCAACTACGCGAATAGAACTGAATTGGTCACGTCAGATTTCAGGATGCATCTGGCAGGACTCACCAACTCTCTCAAGCAGATGACCGAAGCTGCACAATACCTAACCTCCCGTTATCAACACGACATTGGCGGTCCTTAA
- the LOC123321559 gene encoding mid1-interacting protein 1-B isoform X3, protein MNSLRRIVRYDETEFSNHSILHVMDKFVKSVNTMDETILVPCRLMDLKVGDENDPVIKDCSSRTVKELLRSADLYKVYNMIHDVKGDLVWGRESSISTGKRQGHVRRPSTASVASSSSLNSDSESDGGTETDSGIEEVQDVNYANRTELVTSDFRMHLAGLTNSLKQMTEAAQYLTSRYQHDIGGP, encoded by the exons AT GAATAGCTTGAGAAGAATCGTCCGGTACGATGAGACGGAATTTTCCAACCACAGCATATTGCACGTGATGGATAAGTTCGTAAAGAGCGTGAACACGATGGACGAGACCATCCTGGTGCCCTGCAGGCTCATGGACCTGAAGGTTGGGGACGAGAACGACCCCGTCATCAAGGACTGCAGCAGCCGCACTGTGAAGGAGCTGCTGAGGTCCGCAGATCTGTACAAGGTGTACAACATGATCCACGACGTGAAGGGAGACCTGGTTTGGGGCCGTGAATCCAGCATATCCACCGGCAAACGGCAAGGACACGTTAGACGCCCATCTACAGCTAGTGTAGCTTCCAGCAGTTCGCTGAACAGCGATAGCGAATCAGATGGAGGCACCGAAACCGATTCTGGAATCGAGGAAGTCCAGGATGTCAACTACGCGAATAGAACTGAATTGGTCACGTCAGATTTCAGGATGCATCTGGCAGGACTCACCAACTCTCTCAAGCAGATGACCGAAGCTGCACAATACCTAACCTCCCGTTATCAACACGACATTGGCGGTCCTTAA
- the LOC123321559 gene encoding mid1-interacting protein 1-like isoform X1, producing MNYSENITVSLENSRNSLRRIVRYDETEFSNHSILHVMDKFVKSVNTMDETILVPCRLMDLKVGDENDPVIKDCSSRTVKELLRSADLYKVYNMIHDVKGDLVWGRESSISTGKRQGHVRRPSTASVASSSSLNSDSESDGGTETDSGIEEVQDVNYANRTELVTSDFRMHLAGLTNSLKQMTEAAQYLTSRYQHDIGGP from the coding sequence GAATAGCTTGAGAAGAATCGTCCGGTACGATGAGACGGAATTTTCCAACCACAGCATATTGCACGTGATGGATAAGTTCGTAAAGAGCGTGAACACGATGGACGAGACCATCCTGGTGCCCTGCAGGCTCATGGACCTGAAGGTTGGGGACGAGAACGACCCCGTCATCAAGGACTGCAGCAGCCGCACTGTGAAGGAGCTGCTGAGGTCCGCAGATCTGTACAAGGTGTACAACATGATCCACGACGTGAAGGGAGACCTGGTTTGGGGCCGTGAATCCAGCATATCCACCGGCAAACGGCAAGGACACGTTAGACGCCCATCTACAGCTAGTGTAGCTTCCAGCAGTTCGCTGAACAGCGATAGCGAATCAGATGGAGGCACCGAAACCGATTCTGGAATCGAGGAAGTCCAGGATGTCAACTACGCGAATAGAACTGAATTGGTCACGTCAGATTTCAGGATGCATCTGGCAGGACTCACCAACTCTCTCAAGCAGATGACCGAAGCTGCACAATACCTAACCTCCCGTTATCAACACGACATTGGCGGTCCTTAA